The Corynebacterium confusum genome has a window encoding:
- a CDS encoding deoxyguanosinetriphosphate triphosphohydrolase, translating to MTYSYQPADRARRSPEGAKGSSFPSGSAADADHRGAFARDRARVLHSAALRRLADKTQVVGPHDGDTPRTRLTHSLEVAQIARGIGSGLGLDPDLCDMAGLTHDIGHPPYGHNGENALNEVAADCGGFEGNAQTLRILSFLEPKILGAGAESETSYGLNLTRAALDAACKYPRTKTNPDGTINRKYGCYDEDAATLEWLRAGHADDLPSMEAQAMDFSDDIAYSVHDVEDGVVSGRISLQVLWDLVELAALADKGAHAFGGTAEELLAAADSLRRLPVVNRAADFNHTLDDYVALKQLTSELVGRYVGATVEATRAANADLLDSNQLGRQHGRLVVPPLADAEVRLLKTIAVLYVMDEPTHLARQDRQRERIYRVFDYLTAGAPGALDPMFRLWYDQAETPAQRCRVIVDQIASMTESRLERLARQSADLAGFYD from the coding sequence GTGACCTATAGCTACCAACCCGCCGATCGCGCCCGCCGCAGCCCGGAAGGGGCCAAGGGCTCGAGCTTTCCTTCCGGCAGCGCTGCCGATGCCGACCACCGCGGCGCCTTCGCCCGTGACCGCGCCCGCGTGCTGCACTCGGCCGCGCTGCGCCGCTTGGCCGACAAGACCCAGGTGGTCGGCCCCCACGACGGGGACACCCCGCGCACGCGGCTGACTCACTCGCTAGAGGTCGCCCAGATCGCCCGCGGCATCGGCTCCGGCCTGGGGCTGGACCCGGACCTGTGCGACATGGCCGGCCTGACCCACGACATCGGCCACCCGCCCTACGGGCACAACGGCGAGAACGCGCTCAACGAGGTCGCCGCGGACTGCGGCGGCTTCGAGGGCAACGCGCAGACGCTCCGCATCCTGAGTTTTCTGGAGCCGAAGATCCTCGGGGCCGGCGCGGAAAGTGAGACCTCCTACGGACTCAACCTGACGCGCGCGGCCCTGGACGCGGCGTGCAAATACCCGCGCACCAAAACCAACCCGGACGGCACGATCAACCGCAAATACGGCTGCTACGACGAGGACGCAGCCACGCTCGAGTGGCTGCGCGCCGGGCACGCCGACGACCTGCCCTCCATGGAGGCCCAGGCCATGGACTTCTCGGACGACATCGCCTATTCCGTCCACGACGTCGAGGATGGGGTGGTCTCCGGCCGCATCTCGCTGCAGGTGCTCTGGGATCTGGTGGAGCTGGCCGCCCTGGCCGACAAGGGCGCGCACGCCTTCGGCGGCACGGCCGAGGAGCTGCTCGCCGCCGCCGATTCCCTGCGTCGCCTGCCAGTGGTCAACCGCGCCGCGGACTTCAACCACACCCTGGACGACTACGTCGCGCTCAAGCAGCTGACCTCGGAGCTGGTGGGTCGCTACGTCGGCGCGACGGTGGAGGCCACGCGGGCGGCCAACGCGGACCTTTTGGACAGCAACCAGCTGGGCCGCCAGCACGGGCGCCTAGTGGTCCCGCCGCTAGCGGACGCGGAGGTCCGGCTGCTGAAGACCATCGCGGTCCTCTACGTCATGGACGAGCCGACCCACCTGGCCCGCCAGGATAGGCAGCGCGAGCGCATCTACCGCGTCTTCGACTACCTGACCGCCGGCGCGCCGGGGGCGCTGGACCCGATGTTCAGGCTCTGGTATGACCAGGCGGAGACCCCGGCGCAGCGCTGCCGCGTCATCGTGGACCAGATCGCGTCCATGACCGAGTCCCGCCTAGAGCGGCTGGCCCGCCAGTCCGCGGACCTAGCCGGCTTCTACGACTAG
- a CDS encoding YdcF family protein, with translation MKPAATQPFRTHGAPAWIAVLGTAQYDGVASRVLAARIATAIQLALRHPAAAVFTLGGNLPGDRFTEAGVAARDIVAGGIDSARIAALPEGNDTAGSLAALAREVSARGLGAGVIVTDPLHRARTAALARWAGLRASTCGARECPQRFPHRSWWRAAAHEGGGLAVLGAEITVGPRRARQLRGVLHGIENRLRPSRARRNHFLRAD, from the coding sequence GTGAAACCAGCCGCAACACAACCTTTCCGCACGCATGGCGCGCCGGCCTGGATCGCGGTCCTTGGCACCGCGCAATACGACGGGGTGGCCTCCCGCGTGCTCGCTGCGCGCATCGCCACCGCCATCCAGCTCGCCCTTAGGCACCCGGCCGCCGCGGTTTTCACCCTGGGCGGCAACCTGCCCGGCGACCGCTTCACCGAGGCCGGCGTGGCGGCACGGGACATTGTGGCAGGCGGCATCGACAGCGCCCGGATCGCGGCGCTGCCGGAGGGCAATGACACGGCCGGCTCCCTGGCGGCGCTGGCCCGCGAGGTCTCCGCGCGCGGGCTGGGCGCCGGCGTCATCGTCACCGATCCGCTGCACCGCGCGCGGACTGCCGCCCTGGCCCGGTGGGCCGGCCTGCGTGCTAGCACATGCGGGGCGCGCGAATGCCCGCAGCGCTTCCCGCACCGTTCCTGGTGGCGCGCGGCCGCCCACGAGGGCGGGGGACTGGCCGTCCTCGGCGCGGAGATCACCGTAGGGCCCCGCCGGGCGCGGCAGCTACGAGGGGTGCTGCACGGCATCGAAAACCGCCTGCGGCCCTCACGGGCCCGCCGTAACCATTTCCTACGCGCCGATTAG
- the dnaG gene encoding DNA primase, whose protein sequence is MARGRIPESDIQQIRERAPIEEIVGEYVQLKPAGHDSMKGLSPFKDEKTPSFHVRPQRGYFHCFSTGKGGDVFTFLMEMEQLSFPEAVEAVAQKIGYHINYQGGTTGARDVKPGTRQRLIQANKAAHEFYRQQLETPEAATARNFLLDRGFSQQVIYDFECGYAPDGWDTLTKYLLRMGFDYEELEAAGLSKMGRRGPIDRFHRRLLWPIKDMAGNVIGFGARKLFDDDNLGKYMNTPETMLYHKSKVLFGLDVAKSNIAKQRQAVIVEGYTDVMAMYAAGVPNAVASCGTAFGGEHLQLLRRLMLDDSYFNGELIYTFDGDEAGQKAALRAFEGEQKFTGQSFVSIAPDGMDPCDLRLKRGDAAVRELVADRIPMFEFVIESLISGYRIDTAEGRLQALRRAVPVVAQIRDKPLQREYARRLAGWVGWPDPEEVMHQVDQAARDNRSNAQRKPVMQAKRFDNAQAQPAQQDVPAIRPPSPNETHLWPQREALKLALQHPAVVGEYFDGLPADSYTNDAYRMVREAIAAEGGAVRGAQLPNVEWLAAVAGQMRDLTGRNFVSELAVETILPTGDIPLESYADSVLSRLQESRVADQIAQLKARLGRMRPSDDERAYNSLFADLVALEQARRELNERAL, encoded by the coding sequence ATGGCGCGAGGCAGGATTCCGGAAAGCGATATTCAGCAGATCCGAGAGCGTGCACCGATTGAGGAGATCGTGGGCGAATACGTCCAGCTCAAACCGGCGGGGCACGACTCCATGAAAGGCCTATCTCCCTTCAAGGACGAAAAGACCCCGTCCTTCCACGTGCGCCCCCAGCGCGGCTATTTCCACTGCTTTTCCACGGGCAAGGGCGGCGACGTGTTCACCTTCCTCATGGAGATGGAGCAGCTCAGCTTCCCGGAAGCCGTCGAGGCTGTCGCGCAGAAGATCGGTTACCACATCAACTACCAGGGCGGGACCACCGGCGCCCGCGACGTGAAACCGGGCACCCGCCAGCGGCTCATCCAGGCCAACAAGGCCGCGCACGAGTTCTACCGCCAGCAGCTGGAGACCCCGGAGGCCGCTACGGCCCGCAACTTCCTGCTCGACCGCGGCTTTTCCCAGCAGGTCATCTACGACTTCGAGTGCGGCTACGCCCCGGACGGCTGGGACACGCTGACCAAATACCTGCTGCGCATGGGCTTCGACTACGAGGAGCTGGAAGCCGCCGGGCTGTCCAAGATGGGCCGCCGCGGCCCCATCGACCGCTTCCACCGCCGCCTGCTCTGGCCGATCAAGGACATGGCCGGCAACGTCATCGGCTTCGGCGCGCGCAAGCTCTTCGACGACGACAACCTGGGCAAGTACATGAACACCCCGGAGACCATGCTCTACCACAAGTCCAAGGTGCTCTTTGGGCTGGACGTGGCGAAGTCGAACATCGCCAAGCAGCGCCAGGCCGTCATCGTGGAGGGCTACACGGACGTGATGGCCATGTACGCCGCCGGGGTGCCCAACGCGGTCGCCTCCTGCGGCACGGCGTTCGGCGGGGAACACCTGCAGCTGCTGCGGCGCCTGATGCTGGATGACAGCTATTTCAACGGCGAGCTCATCTACACCTTCGACGGCGACGAGGCCGGGCAGAAGGCCGCCCTGCGCGCCTTCGAGGGCGAGCAGAAATTCACCGGTCAGTCCTTCGTCTCCATCGCCCCGGACGGGATGGACCCGTGCGATCTGCGGCTCAAGCGCGGCGATGCCGCCGTGCGCGAGCTGGTCGCCGACCGCATCCCCATGTTCGAGTTCGTCATCGAGTCGCTGATTTCCGGCTACCGGATCGATACCGCCGAAGGCCGCCTGCAGGCCCTGCGCCGCGCGGTCCCCGTCGTCGCACAGATCCGCGACAAGCCCCTGCAGCGCGAATACGCCCGCCGCCTGGCCGGCTGGGTGGGCTGGCCGGATCCGGAAGAGGTCATGCACCAGGTCGACCAGGCCGCCCGCGACAACCGCTCCAACGCCCAGCGCAAGCCGGTCATGCAGGCCAAGCGCTTCGACAACGCGCAGGCCCAACCCGCGCAGCAGGACGTGCCGGCCATCCGCCCGCCCAGCCCCAACGAGACCCACCTGTGGCCGCAGCGCGAGGCCCTCAAGCTGGCCCTCCAGCACCCGGCCGTGGTGGGCGAGTACTTCGACGGCCTGCCGGCGGACTCCTATACCAACGACGCCTACCGAATGGTGCGGGAGGCCATCGCCGCAGAAGGCGGCGCCGTGCGCGGCGCGCAGCTGCCCAACGTCGAGTGGCTCGCCGCTGTCGCCGGGCAGATGCGCGATCTCACCGGCCGCAACTTCGTCTCGGAGCTGGCCGTGGAAACCATCCTGCCCACCGGCGACATCCCGCTGGAAAGCTATGCTGACTCCGTGCTGTCCCGCCTGCAGGAATCCCGCGTGGCCGACCAGATCGCCCAGCTCAAGGCGCGCCTGGGGCGCATGCGCCCCAGCGACGACGAGCGCGCCTACAACAGCCTCTTCGCTGATCTGGTCGCCCTGGAGCAAGCCCGCCGCGAGCTCAACGAGCGGGCGCTGTAG
- a CDS encoding ribonuclease domain-containing protein, whose translation MAKSGSSQKSWPVALGGLAVVLIAGYFGLDLGGNSSGSGTGSETGSGGTGSTVSSETAVSAENDTCELSSLPEEAAETVETIQAGGPYPHPDNDNQRFGNYEGVLPDQASDYYREYTVETPGINHRGERRIVTGGGSETDPERWYYTSDHYESFCEIPDAEH comes from the coding sequence ATGGCGAAAAGCGGTAGCTCCCAAAAATCGTGGCCGGTGGCCCTTGGCGGGCTCGCGGTGGTTCTCATCGCGGGCTACTTCGGCCTCGACTTAGGCGGCAATAGCTCCGGCTCGGGTACGGGCTCGGAGACCGGTTCCGGCGGCACGGGGAGCACAGTAAGCTCGGAGACTGCCGTGTCGGCCGAGAATGACACCTGCGAGCTGTCCAGCCTGCCGGAGGAGGCCGCTGAGACCGTGGAGACCATCCAGGCCGGCGGGCCCTACCCGCACCCGGACAATGACAACCAGCGCTTCGGCAACTACGAGGGCGTCCTGCCGGATCAGGCCTCCGACTACTACCGCGAGTACACCGTGGAGACCCCGGGGATCAACCACCGCGGCGAGCGCCGGATCGTGACCGGCGGCGGCAGCGAGACCGACCCCGAGCGCTGGTACTACACCTCCGACCACTACGAAAGCTTCTGCGAGATCCCAGATGCCGAACACTAA